A DNA window from Piliocolobus tephrosceles isolate RC106 chromosome 9, ASM277652v3, whole genome shotgun sequence contains the following coding sequences:
- the NOLC1 gene encoding nucleolar and coiled-body phosphoprotein 1 isoform X1, with protein sequence MADAGLRRVVPSDLYPLVLGFLRDNQLSEVANKFAKATGATQQDANASSLLDIYSFWLNRSAKAPERKLQANGPVAKKAKKKASSSDSSEDSSEEEEEFQGPPAKKAAIPAKRVGLPPGKAAAKASESSSSEESSDEEEEDQKKQPVQKGIKPQAKAAKAPPKKAKSSDSDSDSSSADEPPKNQKPKITPVAAKAQAKATPKPARAAPKVANGKAANSSSSSSSSSSDDSEEEKAAATPKKTVPKKQVVAKAPVKAVATPTQKSSSSEDSSSEEEEEQKKPLKNKPGPYSSVPPPSAPPPKKSLGTQPPKKAVEKQQPVESSEDSSDESDSSSEEEKKPPTKAVVSKATTKPPPAKKAAESSSDSSDSDSSEDDEAPSKPAGTTKNSSNKPAGTTKNSSNKPAGTTKNSSNKPAVTIKSPAAKAAATPKQPVGGGQKPPMRKADSSSSEEESSSSEEEKTKKTVATTKLKVTAKAAPPLPAKQAPQGSRDSSSDSDSSSSKEEEEEEKTSKSAVKKKPQKVAGGAAPSKPASAKKGKTESSSSSSSDDSSEEEEEEKPKGKGSPRPQAPKANGTSALTAQNGKEAKNSEEEEEEKKKAAVAVSKSGSLKKRKQNEAAKEAETPQAKKIKLQTPNTFPKRKKGEKRASSPFRRVREEEIEVDSRVADNSFDAKRGAAGDWGERANQVLKFTKGKSFRHEKTKKKRGSYRGGSISVQVNSIKFDSE encoded by the exons ATGGCGGACGCCGGCTTGCGCCGCGTGGTTCCCAGCGACCTGTATCCCCTCGTGCTCGGCTTCCTGCGCGATAACCAACTCTCGGAGGTGGCCAATAAGTTCGCCAAAGCGACAGGAGCT ACACAGCAGGATGCCAATGCCTCTTCCCTCTTAGACATCTATAGCTTCTGGCTCAA CAGGTCTGCCAAGGCCCCAGAGCGAAAGTTACAGGCAAATGGACCAGTGGCTAAGAAAGCTAAGAAGAAGGCCTCATCCAGTGACAGTAGTGAGGACAGcagcgaggaggaggaggaatttcAAGGGCCTCCAGCAAAGAAGGCTG CTATACCTGCCAAGCGAGTTGGTCTGCCTCCTGGGAAGGCTGCAGCCAAAGCATCAGAGAGCAGCAGCAGTGAAGAGTCCagtgatgaggaggaggaggaccaaAAGAAACAGCCTGTCCAG AAGGGAATTAAGCCCCAAGCCAAGGCAGCCAAAGCTCCTCCTAAGAAGGCCAAGAGCTCTGATTCTGATTCTGACTCAAGCTCCGCGGATGAGCCACCAAAGAACCAGAAGCCAAAGATAACACCTGTGGCAGCTAAAGCTCAGGCTAAAGCCACTCCCAAACCAG CTCGAGCAGCACCTAAAGTAGCCAATGGTAAAGCAGccaatagcagcagcagcagcagcagcagcagcagtgatgACTCAGAGGAGGAAAAGGCAGCAGCCACCCCCAAAAAG ACTGTACCTAAAAAGCAAGTTGTGGCCAAGGCCCCAGTGAAAGCAGTTGCCACCCCTACCCAGAAGAGTTCCAGCAGTGAGGATTCCTCcagtgaggaggaagaggagcaaaaAAAACCCCTGAAAAATAAACCAG GTCCCTACAGTTCAGTCCCCCCACCTTCTGCTCCCCCACCAAAGAAGTCTCTGGGAACCCAGCCTCCCAAGAAAGCTGTGGAGAAGCAGCAGCCTGTGGAAAGCAGTGAAGACAGCAGTGATGAGTCTG ATTCAAGTTCTGAAGAAGAGAAGAAACCCCCAACTAAGGCAGTCGTCTCTAAAGCAACCACTAAACCACCTCCAGCAAAGAAAGCAGCAGAGAGCTCTTCAGACAGCTCAG ACTCTGACAGCTCTGAGGATGATGAAGCTCCTTCCAAGCCAGCTGGTACCACCAAGAATTCTTCAAATAAGCCAGCTGGTACCACCAAGAATTCTTCAAATAAGCCAGCTGGTACCACCAAGAATTCTTCAAATAAGCCAGCTGTCACCATCAAGTCACCTGCAGCAAAGGCAGCTGCAACCCCCAAGCAACCTGTGGGTGGTGGCCAGAAGCCTCCGATGAGAAAGGCTGACAGCAGCTCCAGTGAGGAAGAGAGCAGCTCCAGTGAGGAGGAGAAGACAAAGAAGACGGTGGCCACCACTAAGCTCAAGGTGACTGCCAAAGCAGCTCCACCTCTGCCTGCCAAGCAGGCTCCTCAGGGTAGTAGGGACAGCAGCTCTGATTCAGACAGCTCCAGCagtaaggaggaggaggaggaagagaagacatCTAAGTCTGCAGTTAAGAAGAAGCCACAGAAGGTAGCAGGAGGTGCAGCCCCTTCCAAGCCAGCCTctgcaaagaaaggaaagactgAGAGCAGCAGCAGTTCTTCCTCTGATGACTccagtgaggaggaggaggaagagaagcccAAGGGCAAGGGCTCTCCCAGACCACAAGCCCCCAAGGCCAATGGCACCTCTGCACTGACTGCCCAGAATGGAAAAGAAGCTAAGAACAgcgaggaagaggaagaagaaaagaaaaaggcagcagTGGCAGTTTCCAAATCAG gtTCATTAAAGAAGCGGAAGCAGAATGAGGCTGCCAAGGAGGCAGAGACTCCTCAGGCCAAGAAGATAAAGCTTCAGACCCCTAACACATttccaaaaaggaagaaa GGAGAAAAAAGGGCATCATCCCCATTCCGAAGGGTCAGGGAGGAGGAAATTGAGGTGGATTCACGAGTTGCAGACAATTCCTTTGATGCCAAG CGAGGTGCAGCTGGAGACTGGGGAGAGCGAGCCAATCAGGTTTTGAAGTTCACCAAAGGCAAGTCCTTCCGGCatgagaaaaccaagaagaagcggggcagctaccggggaggctcaATCTCTGTCCAGGTCAATTCCATTAAGTTTGACAGTGAGTGA
- the NOLC1 gene encoding nucleolar and coiled-body phosphoprotein 1 isoform X2, whose translation MADAGLRRVVPSDLYPLVLGFLRDNQLSEVANKFAKATGATQQDANASSLLDIYSFWLKSAKAPERKLQANGPVAKKAKKKASSSDSSEDSSEEEEEFQGPPAKKAAIPAKRVGLPPGKAAAKASESSSSEESSDEEEEDQKKQPVQKGIKPQAKAAKAPPKKAKSSDSDSDSSSADEPPKNQKPKITPVAAKAQAKATPKPARAAPKVANGKAANSSSSSSSSSSDDSEEEKAAATPKKTVPKKQVVAKAPVKAVATPTQKSSSSEDSSSEEEEEQKKPLKNKPGPYSSVPPPSAPPPKKSLGTQPPKKAVEKQQPVESSEDSSDESDSSSEEEKKPPTKAVVSKATTKPPPAKKAAESSSDSSDSDSSEDDEAPSKPAGTTKNSSNKPAGTTKNSSNKPAGTTKNSSNKPAVTIKSPAAKAAATPKQPVGGGQKPPMRKADSSSSEEESSSSEEEKTKKTVATTKLKVTAKAAPPLPAKQAPQGSRDSSSDSDSSSSKEEEEEEKTSKSAVKKKPQKVAGGAAPSKPASAKKGKTESSSSSSSDDSSEEEEEEKPKGKGSPRPQAPKANGTSALTAQNGKEAKNSEEEEEEKKKAAVAVSKSGSLKKRKQNEAAKEAETPQAKKIKLQTPNTFPKRKKGEKRASSPFRRVREEEIEVDSRVADNSFDAKRGAAGDWGERANQVLKFTKGKSFRHEKTKKKRGSYRGGSISVQVNSIKFDSE comes from the exons ATGGCGGACGCCGGCTTGCGCCGCGTGGTTCCCAGCGACCTGTATCCCCTCGTGCTCGGCTTCCTGCGCGATAACCAACTCTCGGAGGTGGCCAATAAGTTCGCCAAAGCGACAGGAGCT ACACAGCAGGATGCCAATGCCTCTTCCCTCTTAGACATCTATAGCTTCTGGCTCAA GTCTGCCAAGGCCCCAGAGCGAAAGTTACAGGCAAATGGACCAGTGGCTAAGAAAGCTAAGAAGAAGGCCTCATCCAGTGACAGTAGTGAGGACAGcagcgaggaggaggaggaatttcAAGGGCCTCCAGCAAAGAAGGCTG CTATACCTGCCAAGCGAGTTGGTCTGCCTCCTGGGAAGGCTGCAGCCAAAGCATCAGAGAGCAGCAGCAGTGAAGAGTCCagtgatgaggaggaggaggaccaaAAGAAACAGCCTGTCCAG AAGGGAATTAAGCCCCAAGCCAAGGCAGCCAAAGCTCCTCCTAAGAAGGCCAAGAGCTCTGATTCTGATTCTGACTCAAGCTCCGCGGATGAGCCACCAAAGAACCAGAAGCCAAAGATAACACCTGTGGCAGCTAAAGCTCAGGCTAAAGCCACTCCCAAACCAG CTCGAGCAGCACCTAAAGTAGCCAATGGTAAAGCAGccaatagcagcagcagcagcagcagcagcagcagtgatgACTCAGAGGAGGAAAAGGCAGCAGCCACCCCCAAAAAG ACTGTACCTAAAAAGCAAGTTGTGGCCAAGGCCCCAGTGAAAGCAGTTGCCACCCCTACCCAGAAGAGTTCCAGCAGTGAGGATTCCTCcagtgaggaggaagaggagcaaaaAAAACCCCTGAAAAATAAACCAG GTCCCTACAGTTCAGTCCCCCCACCTTCTGCTCCCCCACCAAAGAAGTCTCTGGGAACCCAGCCTCCCAAGAAAGCTGTGGAGAAGCAGCAGCCTGTGGAAAGCAGTGAAGACAGCAGTGATGAGTCTG ATTCAAGTTCTGAAGAAGAGAAGAAACCCCCAACTAAGGCAGTCGTCTCTAAAGCAACCACTAAACCACCTCCAGCAAAGAAAGCAGCAGAGAGCTCTTCAGACAGCTCAG ACTCTGACAGCTCTGAGGATGATGAAGCTCCTTCCAAGCCAGCTGGTACCACCAAGAATTCTTCAAATAAGCCAGCTGGTACCACCAAGAATTCTTCAAATAAGCCAGCTGGTACCACCAAGAATTCTTCAAATAAGCCAGCTGTCACCATCAAGTCACCTGCAGCAAAGGCAGCTGCAACCCCCAAGCAACCTGTGGGTGGTGGCCAGAAGCCTCCGATGAGAAAGGCTGACAGCAGCTCCAGTGAGGAAGAGAGCAGCTCCAGTGAGGAGGAGAAGACAAAGAAGACGGTGGCCACCACTAAGCTCAAGGTGACTGCCAAAGCAGCTCCACCTCTGCCTGCCAAGCAGGCTCCTCAGGGTAGTAGGGACAGCAGCTCTGATTCAGACAGCTCCAGCagtaaggaggaggaggaggaagagaagacatCTAAGTCTGCAGTTAAGAAGAAGCCACAGAAGGTAGCAGGAGGTGCAGCCCCTTCCAAGCCAGCCTctgcaaagaaaggaaagactgAGAGCAGCAGCAGTTCTTCCTCTGATGACTccagtgaggaggaggaggaagagaagcccAAGGGCAAGGGCTCTCCCAGACCACAAGCCCCCAAGGCCAATGGCACCTCTGCACTGACTGCCCAGAATGGAAAAGAAGCTAAGAACAgcgaggaagaggaagaagaaaagaaaaaggcagcagTGGCAGTTTCCAAATCAG gtTCATTAAAGAAGCGGAAGCAGAATGAGGCTGCCAAGGAGGCAGAGACTCCTCAGGCCAAGAAGATAAAGCTTCAGACCCCTAACACATttccaaaaaggaagaaa GGAGAAAAAAGGGCATCATCCCCATTCCGAAGGGTCAGGGAGGAGGAAATTGAGGTGGATTCACGAGTTGCAGACAATTCCTTTGATGCCAAG CGAGGTGCAGCTGGAGACTGGGGAGAGCGAGCCAATCAGGTTTTGAAGTTCACCAAAGGCAAGTCCTTCCGGCatgagaaaaccaagaagaagcggggcagctaccggggaggctcaATCTCTGTCCAGGTCAATTCCATTAAGTTTGACAGTGAGTGA